One window from the genome of Tachysurus vachellii isolate PV-2020 chromosome 5, HZAU_Pvac_v1, whole genome shotgun sequence encodes:
- the map7d1a gene encoding MAP7 domain-containing protein 1a gives MDSGLVQTQTHSPKSQDVKSSIAKCEEAMTPLKKETERRTVATRPDVIPKSPATPSPQNKKDAVKLEDRQKLAKERREEKAKNLEQRGQFQAAKKSEWLEKEERARHLRDQQLQERRRKLEDQRLKAEKRRAALEERQKQKLEKNKERYEAAIQRSTKKTWAEIRQQRWSWAGGLSASSSQSQSRCSVSAVNLPKHVDSVLNKRLSKSSATLWNSPSRTRRLELSAWESSIVDRLMTPTLSFLARSRSAVSVHSSGKDPQSPLCPRSASASPLALCAHRPHRCSDRWKVTTSTPDITQRSRRRDSTPIDKNKKEKKDKERENKKEKSAITKEKVLKKRQSLPSMPARCEPSPGALMKQRASSPRPPSALVSSNTPKSRPKRAQTPVRVEPHTKTPSAVEQARKHHTTSPVPSVTQLSTTSTPPRTSTPTPPICPASVPEQSIPSSSIPLVSPAPSPAKPMAGTTDPEEAGRILAEKRRQAREQREREEQERREQEERERVERMAQEAEERRHKEEEAQLMAEQQKLREEAERLQQEKEAQEKARAEQEENERLQRQKEEAEAKARDEAERQRLEREKHFQKEEQERLQRKKRLEEIMKRTRKTDTPEKKDMKSSPPPQVNGGSSKHESESNKASDDYHPSTELKQDSQSQTGRKESSSVRVINGIQAPKHENGLSGGEASSFEEIIQLTNHGGANGSGREKSESDIPNEPIPAFDGGNAFLKKAGPMKPQHVAEVL, from the exons ATGGACAGTGGACTGGTGCAGACACAAACAC ATTCCCCCAAGTCTCAGGACGTGAAATCCAGTATAGCTAAATGTGAGGAGGCAATGACCCCTTTGAAGAAGGAAACCGAACGTCGGACTGTCGCTACAAGACCAGACGTCATACCAAAGTCACCCGCAACACCCAGtccccaaaataaaaaag ATGCAGTGAAGCTAGAGGACAGGCAGAAACTGGCgaaggaaaggagagaagaaaaggCTAAAAATCTTG AGCAGCGTGGCCAGTTTCAAG CTGCTAAGAAGTCGGAGTGGCTGGAGAAGGAGGAGCGAGCAAGGCATTTACGGGACCAGCAGTTACAGGAGCGCAGGAGAAAGCTGGAGGATCAGAGGCTGAAAGCTGAAAAACGCAGAGCTGCTCTGGAGGAGAGACAAAAACAGAAGCTGGAGAAGAACAAG GAGCGCTATGAAGCTGCCATCCAGAGGTCTACAAAGAAGACTTGGGCTGAGATTCGCCAGCAGAGATGGTCATGGGCTGGAGGTCTGAGTGCCAGCTCCAGCCAGAGTCAAA GCCGATGCTCGGTTTCTGCAGTCAACCTTCCCAAACACGTGGACTCTGTTCTAAACAAGCGTCTCTCCAAATCCTCCGCCACCCTCTGGAACTCTCCCAGTAGAA CCCGTAGACTGGAGTTAAGTGCTTGGGAGAGCAGCATTGTGGACCGGCTCATGACGCCCACCCTGTCCTTCTTGGCACGAAGTCGTAGTGCTGTCAGCGTGCATAGCAGTGGCAAAGATCCTC AGTCCCCTCTGTGCCCTCGGTCTGCCTCAGCGAGTCCACTCGCATTGTGCGCTCATCGACCGCATCGATGCTCTGATCGCTGGAAGGTCACCACCAGCACCCCCGACATCACCCAACGCTCACGCAGAAGGGACTCCACTCCT ATCGATAAGaataagaaagagaagaaggacaAAGAGCGTGAGAACAAAAAGGAGAAGAGCGCCATCACTAAAGAGAAGGTGCTGAAGAAGAGACAGTCATTACCATCAATGCCAGCCAGATGTGAGCCTAG tccTGGTGCACTAATGAAACAGCGGGCTTCCTCACCCAGACCCCCATCAGCCCTTGTCAGTTCCAACACCCCAAAATCTCGACCCAAGAGAGCACAAACACCGGTTCGTGTGGAGCCACACACCAAAACACCCAGTGCTGTAGAACAAGCTCGAAAACACCACA CCACGTCTCCCGTCCCTTCAGTCACTCAGCTGTCTACCACAAGCACACCTCCTCGTACCAGTACACCAACCCCACCCATCTGTCCTGCTTCTGTTCCTGAACAGTCCATACCCAGTTCCAGCATTCCACTAGTTTCTCCAGCTCCCTCCCCTGCCAAACCCATGGCTGGAACAACTGATCCAGAGGAAGCCGGCCGCATCCTGGCTGAGAAGAGACGTCAGGCTCGagaacagagggagagggaggagcAGGAACGGAGGGagcaggaggagagagagag GGTGGAGAGGATGGCGCAGGAGGCAGAGGAGAGGAGGCACAAGGAGGAGGAGGCACAGCTTATGGCAGAGCAGCAGAAGCTGAGAGAGGAAGCTGAGCGTCTGCAGCAGGAGAAAGAGGCCCAGGAGAAAGCCAGAGCCGAGCAAGAAGAGAATGAGCGTCTTCAGAGACAG AAAGAGGAGGCCGAAGCCAAGGCCCGAGATGAGGCAGAGAGGCAGcgcctggagagagagaaacacttcCAGAAGGAGGAGCAAGAGAGGCTGCAGAGGAAGAAG CGCCTGGAGGAAATCATGAAAAGGACACGCAAAACAGACACCCCCGAAAAG AAGGACATGAAGTCTTCTCCTCCTCCCCAAGTTAATGGTGGAAGTTCTAAACATGAATCAGAGAgcaataaag CATCTGATGACTACCATCCAAGCACAGAGCTGAAACAAGACAGCCAGTCCCAAACTGGAAGGAAAGAGAG TTCTTCAGTCCGTGTGATCAATGGTATCCAAGCTCCTAAGCATGAGAATGGACTATCAGGTGGTGAAGCATCCAGTTTTGAAGAGATCATTCAGCTGACCAATCACGGTGGTGCTAACGGAAGTGGGCGGGAGAAGTCAGAGTCTGACATACCTAATGAGCCAATTCCAGCCTTTGATGGTGGGAATGCTTTTCTGAAAAAAGCAGGCCCCATGAAGCCTCAGCATGTTGCAG AGGTGTTGTGA